The following nucleotide sequence is from Lacinutrix sp. Hel_I_90.
AAAGAATAATACAGATAGCACTTTATTTTACCTTAATAAAGGACTCATGCTATGTGAAAATCCTAGTGACATTATCGCCTTTAAATATGACATAGGAAAGACCTATGAAAAACAGTATAATTTTGAATACGCGTTACTGCTATACAAGCAATGTTATGATTTAGCTAAGAAAGAGAGACTATTAGAAGAGTACAATAAGATTAAACATTCCTTGGCCTTGATGGAGAATAAGATTGGGCAGCCAAACAAAGCTTTGATATTGCTAAAAGAAATGTACAAAGCGGAAAATAGCATAGGAAAAGAGATTAAAAATTTAAAATTTACAAGAAAAAACCTATCAGAAACCTATTTAAACATAAATGAACCAGACAGTGCTATTCTGGTTATAAATGAGGGGTTAAAAGCAGCAAAAAATAATAATAACATCGAATTTCAGTATCATTTCCATAGCTTAAAAGCACGAGCATATTTAGAGAAAAAACGGTATAGCGAAGCGGAGGAGGAAGCTTACAAAGCTTTAAAAAGCGCCAATGGCTTGGATAATGTAAAGTTTAAAAATGAGGCGAACTATATAGTGTCTTTGGTTAATAAGGAACAGAAGAAATATGGAGAGTCAATAGCAACTATAAAAGGTATTTTAAACAGTGAAACAGTTAAAACAACTGAAGATTTGTCTAAATACTATAAGCTACTTGCTAGTTGTTATGATGCAGTTGATAGTAGTGAACAATCTGTTGTTTACTTTAAAAAATTTACAAAAACAGAACAAGAGGTTACAGAAAAACGCTTAGCCACCTTAGATAATATCTATCACATCGATTTAAATGAAAAAATTAACGATAAGGAAAAACAAAAGAGCAAAACAGAATTTTGGTTAATCGCTTTTATCATTCTAGGCCTTTTAGGTTTCGTTTTTTTTATCTGGATAAAAATAAAACAGAAAAATAATCAAAAGCGCTTTGAAGAATTGATGGTTAAGATTAACAATTTTGAAAAAAATAAAGCAGGCAATAATAACCTAGACCAGTCCATTCATCTAACCGAAATAGCTAATATTGATGAATTAGAAGAAGATAGCGAAGAAAAAGATGAGTTACCTGAGGCGGTAAAAGAATTAAACTATAGCATAGAAGCGGATTCTGAAAGCTCAGCATACATTATTGATGACGAAAAAATACAAGAGATTCTATCTAAAATTGAATACCTGGAAGAGAAAAAATATTACTTAAAACAAGAGTGTACCATGCATAATATGGCTAAACGCCTAAAAACGAACACGTCGTATCTATCCAGTATTATCAATAATCATTTAAATAAAACCTTCAGTAATTATATAAATGAATTGCGAATAAATTATGCTATTGTTGAATTAAAGAATAATAAAAGACTGCGGTCTTATTCTGTAAAAGCCATCTCTGAAGAGATCGGTTATAAAAGTGCAGATTCCTTCTCAAAGTACTTTAAAGAAGCCACAGGACTTACACCTTCAGTTTATATTAAAAAAATAGGCACTTTGTCTTAAGTGCTTTAATAACAACCACTTAAACCATATTTAAAGTCGCGTATTTTATAAAATTCGTGCTTACACACTTGTTTTATACTTTCTTTTTAAATTCCTTTGAAGTGTTGAAAGTCGAAAATTGTATTTGATTTCTAAATATAGTTAAGTCGAAAATTCATCAAAAAAAACAGAGCTCGTGAAAGCTCTGCTTAGTATAAAAATTTTGTATCCATGTCGGCAAACATGTTGTACTCTTCAAAGATATACTTTTTAGCATCTTTATCCAAAATTGCAAAAAGACTATTTTAAGGTACTTCACAAAAAGCGATACAAAATTTCAAATTAGCTTAAGCTTAAAGAAGCTTGAGATGAAGAGTTGGCGAAAACTATAATTGGCCAGTAGTCAGCTCTTTATTAAAAACTATTAATCTAAATTTTGTAAGAAATGAAAACAGAAAAAGAAGATCACCAGCTTACCAAACAAGCCGTTATTTAAACACCATGACCTGGAGCGTTTATAAGTTTAGGTATGCTCACAAACCTTGGGAACTTTTAGAACAATTCACATCAATGCTTTCACAATTTAAATCTTGAGGAAAGAATGGAAATAGATCTAGTGACCATTTAATTCTTGTTCGAGGATAACAATTGTTTATCAAGGCGCGATATACCGAGTATATATTAAATAGTAATTTTTAAAACAAAACATTATGAAAACACAAAAGACATTATTTGAGTTTAAGAAAAAATCAATTGTAGAATTAAATGACACGAAGTTAGAGCATGTGGTTGGAGGAACGGCCACTATAGGCGAATGTTTTCTATGCATTAGAACGAGTAACGGTCCTGGAGGAACAGTCCTGGAGCAGCTAAAACAAGCTTAATTTTAACCCTTAATAGAAATACTTATGAAAACTCAAGACACCAAGCTAAGACTAACAAAAAGAGATATTATAGAACTTAATTCTGAAGCATTGAAGGTCATTAAGGGCGGTTGGACAACTACCGTTTCTAACATAACAACAATAATCAATTTTTCTAAGGACACTTTATGTACATCAGACGTTAAATAAAACGATTAAAACAAGCCAGATATTAGAACAGATGTAGGTATTGTCTTTGGAGACCACATATTCTACAGACTTACAAGAAACTAATAGAAATTAATAGTATATAAAATCAGAAATTATGAAAACACAAAAGAAAAAATTAGTTCTAGGAAAGAACACTATTGTTGAATTAAACACGAAAAACTTATCAAGGGTTAATGGTGGTAGTTGGACCGTTGTGGTAGACTATATAAATGACAAATTAGAAACAGTAACAATAACACAATAAATAGTAATTAGTATGAAAACACAAACAAAACAGACCTTAGATTTTACCAAAAAATCTATCACAGAATTAACGGTAACAGAAGCCGCTTCAATTAATGGAGGAACAGGCTTTATTTGCTCAAACTGCATGACTATTTCTGAAAAATCAATAACTATAATTCAATAACTATTATGAAAACACAAAGCAACCACTTAGTACTTAAAAAGGAATCAGTTGTAGAATTAAATAAAGAGCAATTACAAAATGTAAATGGCGGTACGGCAACACTCATAGGAACTACAAGTTTAATAGCGTTAACGCTAGTAACTAAATAGTCTAAAGATGCTTGAGATGAAGTGGTGGTGAAAATTGTATTTTAATTAGTAGCCACCTTTTCTAATCAAATCAAAGCAAACGAAACTTTTTATTTTAAAATAAGCCCACTTTGGAACAAAAAATTGGATGTAATCATTGCCTTTAGCGATTAGAATAAAACAATCCAATACCTGCTCCTAAAAACGCAGGGATCTTAATAGCATTTTAAATTTATTTGAATAAACAATAACAATTAAAAACACAAATTATGAAAACACAAAACAAAAATTTAGCATTCAACAGGAGTTCATTAGTAGAATTAAGTAATGATGAGTTATATGATGTTAACGGAGGGTCTAGCCCACTTTGCCTACCAACGATTGTTTGGACTATCGTTTTTTTAGCCAATTAAAAAACGAAACTTTTGATTGTCATGTTTTTAAGCACAAGCAGGAATTATAACTGTTTAGTTAATAGCAATCGACAGTTTTAAAAAATAAAGTTACCATAACACGTTTATGCTAAATGCTTTATGTGATATTCCTTGAATCACTTTAATTTTCAAGAAGGTAAAATAAATTAATTTTTAAACACAAAAATTATGAAAACACAAAACAAAAACTTAGCCTTTAACAAAAGCGCAGTAGTAGATTTAAACGATGACCAATTACAAAGTGTAAATGGAGGAACGACGACATTATGTACTGGGACTATCATTGCTACTATCGTAATTATGACTCAAAAATAACAATTAATATATGCAGATATTATAACCGCTTATTTTGGTAAAAGCCATCGACTTTCTCGATAAAGTAAAGTTACCAATAGCAAATTTATGATAAATGCTTTAAGTGATATTTCTTGACTCACTTTAATTTTCAAGAAGCAAAACAAATTAATATTTAAAACACAAATTATGAAAACACAGAACAAAAATTTAGCCTTTAACAAAAGCGCAGTAGTAGACTTAAACGATAATCAATTAATGGATGTAAATGGCGGATCATCTCCTTTATGCACAGGTATTATCATTAGCTTATTAATTACGAGAAAGTAAAATTAACCAATATAAAACACAAATATTATGAAAACACAGAACAAAAATTTAGCCTTTAACAAAAGCGCAGTAGTAGACTTAAACGATAATCAATTAATGGATGTAAACGGTGGAACGTCTCCATTATGTGTAGGCATTATCATTAGCTTATTAATAACAAGAGAATAAAATTAACCAAAATAAAACCTAAATATTATGAAAACACAGAACAAAAATTTAGCCTTTAACAAAAGCGCAGTAGTAGACTTAAACGATAATCAATTAATGGATGTAAACGGTGGAACGTCTCCATTATGTGTAGGCATTATCATTAGCTTATTAATAACAAGAGAATAAAATTAACCAAAATAAAACCTAAATATTATGAAAACACAAAACAAAAATTTAGCATTTAACAAAAGTTCAGTAGTAGACTTAAACGATAATCAATTAATGGATGTAAACGGTGGAACGTCTCCATTATGTGTAGGCATTATCATTAGCTTATTAATAACAAGAGAATAAAATTAACCAAAATAAAACACAAATATTATGAAAACACAAAACAAAAATTTAGCATTTAACAAAAGTTCAGTAGTAGACTTAAACGATAATCAATTAATGGATGTAAACGGTGGAACGTCTCCATTATGTGTAGGCATTATCATTAGCTTATTAATAACAAGAGAATAAAATTAACCAAAATAAAACACAAATATTATGAGAACACAAAACAAAAATTTAGCATTTAACAAAAGTTCAGTAGTAGACTTAAACGATAATCAATTAATGGATGTAAACGGTGGAACGTCTCCATTATGTGTAGGCATTATCATTAGCTTATTAATAACAAGAGAATAAAATTAACCAAAATAAAACACAAATATTATGAGAACACAAAACAAAAATTTAGCATTTAACAAAAGTTCAGTAGTAGACTTAAACGATAATCAATTAATGGATGTAAACGGTGGAACGTCTCCATTGTGTGTAGGCATTATCATTAGCTTATTAATAACAAGAGAATAAGCAGAGCATTTTTGCAAATAAGCCATAGACTTAATTATGGTCTAAAAAAAGCGTGTAACTTAACTGTTACACGCTTTTTTATTGAATCCTTAATTTGGTAACAAAGGTTTCAAAAAATAGTTTAATTACTTTGCGCTAAAATGGCATGATTTTGATCACATAACCAAGACGTGTTTATTGGAGACAGGTGACTTTGTATTGCTACACTAGTAGTGTCTGTACCTCCATGTACGCTATTAAGGGTTGAGTCATTAAGTTCAACAATGTTTTTTTTGTTAAATTGTAGTTTTCTGTTTGCTTGAGTTTTCATGAGGAATAGTTTGATATAGATTAATTATTCGTTTGTACTTAACAAATATGATTAATTATTTTCATAGCCCAAAAATTGATATGCTATGATTTATAAAAAAAAGATTTACTTATTTATTTTAAACACCACAAAATCAAGGAGTTGCATCGGTTTTTAAATTAAAAAAAAAAACGTAGTTTTACCAGTAATATTTAGTCCAAAGATCCCTCCGCTAATGAAAAGTAAACTGTTTTTCTTCATTTTTTTCGTATTGTTTTTTCATAATCCAATATTTGGTCAAGAGACAATCGCTTCTACAGGTGATTCTATAAAAAAATATATTTATAACAATCCAGAAAAAGCAATTATATACAGTCATAAGTTTGTCAAGCTAAACCAGGCCGAGAATAATACAGAAAATATAATATTGGGATATTCCGTTTTAGCTTTTTCTCATGAGATAATGAATGAAATTGATAGTACCCTATATTATTACTACAAAAGATTGAGCTTAGTCAATAAACCAATAGAAATTATACAAAACAAGTACTACATTGCCAGAATATTTGACAATAACTATGATTATAATGAGGCTTTACAGCTGTATGGTCAAATAATAGATTTAGCAAAGGCGGAAAAAAATGATACCATAGTAGAGGACATTAAATTTTCAATAGAGCTTATTAAAACTAAAGTGGGTTTAAATAGAAAAGGACTTTCTAAAGAAGCGTTTAAATATCTAAAAGAGGCCTATATTAAACAAAAAGAGAATGACAACCTAATTCTTAGATACAATAGAAAAAGTCTTATAGAGGTTTATTTAAATGAAAACAATATAACTGAAGCGCTTTCACTAATTAATGAAGGCATAAATCAAGCGAGGGATACTAATAATGTACTGTTTCTTTTCTACATGTACGATTATAGGTCTGCGGCTTACTTAGAGTTAAAAGATTTAAATAGGGCTACAAGTGATGCTAATGAAGCTATGGATTACGCTTTACAGCTTAAAAACGAGGAATTTATTAATGAAATAAATTATAGATTAGCTGAGATTGCTGTTGTAAACAAAAAATTTAAAGAAGCACTAAACAATTTAAAAACGGTATTAAAAAGTGATATTGATAAATCCGCGCTTCAAGCTTCAAAATACTTTAAATTAACAGCCAATGTATACGAGAGTTTAGATAGTATTAGACTCTCAAATACATTTTATTCTCAATACATTGAAGAAAGAGAAAAAGCCACTCAAGGGTATTTGTCTGCAATACAAAGTATTCATGATATAACGCTTAAAGAAGAACTCTCAGATGTTCAAAAGTCATATGAAGAAGAACTCATGGGAGAAATTTCTGAAAAGGAAAAACTAAAGAAAACAAAATGGTTATGGACGGTCATTAGCGGAATTCTACTAGTATTATCAATTGCGATATTTTCATTTTTTAGAAATAAATCTAAAGTAAATCAAAAACGTTTTGACGATTTAATGATAAAAATCAATGCTTTTGAACAACGAAAAGCAGAAGAAAATAAATCTAGTCGAGATAAAAAAGAGAAAATAAAACCTAAAGAAGAGGTTGTAGAATTATCTCAAACCATAGAAAAAAGTAGTGTTGAGGTGTTAAGTAATGATCAGAAAGAAGATAATCAGAAAGAAGATGATCAGGTGGAAGAAGAAACAGAGACTACTTATATTATTGATGATAAAAAAGTGGAAGAAATACTGGTAAAACTTCAAAAACTTGAAGAAAAACAATATTACTTACGCCAGGACTGCACACTACATAACATGGCAAAAAAACTTAAAACCAATACTTCTTACCTTTCAAAAATAGTAAATACACACCTAGATAAATCCTTTAGCACCTATATAAACGAGCTTAGGATTAATCACGCTATTCTTGAGTTAAAAAACAACAAACGATTACGCTCTTATTCAGTTAAAGGTATTGCTGGAGAAATGGGCTATAAAAATGCCGATGCTTTTTCTAGATATTTTAGACACGCAACAGGGATTTCTCCTTCTGTTTACATTAAAAAGATTGAAGAAATTTAGAAAAACACATTTTAGTTCAACTTTTTGATTTATAGTGTTTTACACTGTAAAAAACACCGTTTTTTTTATAAATTGTTGGCTACTTCCTTTGGATACTACTTTTAATTGAGATTACTTTGGGACAAGAAATTAAACATATCTAATAATTTAAATCAAGCATTTTTAATTATTAGACATAAAAAAACAGAGCTCTGTAAAGCCCTGTTAATTTTGAAAACACAAATTTTCATGTATTCCGTGTCCGTCAACATTGAATACTCTGCAAATATATATTTTTTTTGTGTCATCACAAAAGATAATATATCTCAAGAGTACTTCACTACATTTTTCGGAATACAAGATTAAAATAAGATTTAGCTTAAGGCATAACAGCGCTTGGGTTAAAGAACTGATGAACCCTATGTTTTTAGTTAGTAATCAGTTCTTTACGATATTAGTTTAATTAAAATTTTGAATAATGAAAACAACGCAAGGTAACACAGATCTCTATTTAAATTCCTTAGACTTTATCTCAAGTGAATTATTTGAAGAATTTGATAATGTCTATCATTCATTAGACGACGCAATTATTATTGATTAATCATAATTAGGAGAATTAAATGGTAGAAGGTAAGCAGTCTCCTAAGGTCAAATTACAGAAGAGAACTATAGTAGAACTAACTAACAATAAAAGTTGGTGGAAAAAGCTATTGAGAGTATTAAATACAAAATCAAGTAACATTTAAATTATAATATTATGAAAACACAAAACACAAGATTTCAATTCAAAAAAAGTACAATCGTTGAGCTAAACAAAGACACCCTTAGTACGGTTGTTGGAGGAACAGTAACTATTGGAGGTTGCTTTCTATGCATTAGAACAAGTAATGGTCCAGGAAGTATAATACTAGAAGATCTTACACAGGCTTAATTTATTAACTACTTAAATACTAATATTATGAAAACACGAAATAAAAAAGCGGATTTAAATTTTTCCAAAAACGCAATTGTAGAATTAAACAACAATGATTTACATAAAGTGTTTGGAGGCACCTTTAGTACCAATTCAGAAAGTGGCCCACTTTGCGATATGGCAGAGATTATATCGAAATTATTTACAAGGTAGAGCGCAATTACATACACTAATTAAAATTTAATACCATGAAAACAAAAACATCAAAATTATCATTTGATACACGTTCTATTTTAGAATTAAATACAAGCACACTTAACGAAGTAAAAGGTGGGACATCACTAATTTTAGGGTTAACAACATCAATACAAATACCAACGATTAACTATTCAACCAATACACTGTGTACTTCAGACGCCAAATAGCGTTAAGACGATACAATTAATTTTTAAACCATATATATGAAAACAAAAAAATCAGAACTTGTATTTGGTATACGTGCCGTAGTTGAGCTTCAAAATGATGTACTCCTGTCTGTTAACGGAGGGACAATTGTTACAGTTAATATTACCGAGTTAACAAGGCAAATAACTTGTGGCGGTGGCGAAGACAGCTGCGTAACTAGATAACAAATCACATAACTTAAAACAACTTTTATGAAAACACAAAACACAAAATTAATACTTAATAAGAGCGCAATTGTAGAGCTGCAACCTTCAGATTTACAGAGAATTAATGGGGGTTCATTAACAGATATAATAGATTTCGCTGAAGATATTTTAATTGAAAACACCTACGGTAGCTGGTTATTCCACTAAACAAACTAAATCTTGATGTATGAGATTCAAATCGAACGCGTTTTTATTATTTAAAGCTAGAACAGCGTTTTAAACTCTCAAAAAACAGCTATTGAATTGAAAGGAAGTACGTAAGAAATATTTAGGTCTTCAATCTGGATATAACTATCAATTTTAAAACATTATTAAACTTAAATTAAACACTTTATTATGAAAACACAAAAAACAGAATTACAATTCGGAAAAAGTTCAATAACAGAACTTAATGATAACCAGACCAAAGCTGTTAATGGAGGGTGCCAATGGAGCCAATCTTCTGGTCCTACATTAACATTGAATATTTCCATTATAAAAGACCCTACACCAACTATTGACTTCGAAATAAATTAGAATTATGAACAAACAAAATAAAAATGGATTACATTTTTCAAAACATGTCATCACAGAGCTTAACGAAACAGAGGTAAGTAAAGTAAACGGGGGAACATCTCCTATGACGCTATTGAGCTGCTCCTTTTGTATTAGTAGTAGTAATGGTAATACTGGGAATTTAAGTATTACAGGATCAATTAGCATATTTGAAAATATTGAAAAATAGATCATTATGAAAACACAAAACATAAAACTAAATTTTAAATCTACTTCTGTATTAGAATTGAATGATTCTCACTTGAATACTGTTGTAGGGGGATCTCCTATTACAGATGCTATTGAAGTGATTACGAGAGCAACTACTTATGGAACGTGGTTTGACTTCGTTGTCTAAAGGAAAAAATTAAAAGGCTCTTACAACGGATGATGAAACAATCTAATAAACTAATTTTAGTAAGCAGTCTATTGTAGAATTAAAAAACAATTAATTACACAAAATTAATGGCAAAAAGAGTTGTGCGTTAGATATTTCATGATGCATAAATCGAATAGTTCTTAAAACATTAACAGAGTGTACACTAAACAATTTTAAAATGAAAACACAAACACAAAAATTGAGTTTAAAAAAAGTATCATTAGTTGAGCTGTCGAGCGAAACACTTAATAATGTAAAAGGAGGAGGGACTACTACAGATGGTAACGAACAGACAACATTAGTCTGTGGAGACTGTATTTTGGTTCCAACAAGTATTCGAAACATTACTAAATAATACACTCTTAATTAAATAAAACAGAAGTATTGCTCTTGTTTATAAGGGTATAAATGTCAACCATTGAAGATTTTTCGTTTGCTATAGCCATCGACTTTATCGATTAAAACATTTTTAGCACTTACAAATAATCTCAAGAAGTTAAAGGTTGTAGCCGTAATTAAAATACAACAATTACATTAACAATTAAAAACACAAATTTATGAAAACACAAAACACAAAACAGGTATTAGATTTTACAAAAAAATCTATCATCCAATTGACAGACGTTGAATCGGCTTCAGTTAATGGAGGTACGGGTTATGTATGCTCAAATTGCCTTTCAATTACAGATGTCTTTACAATAACAAAAGAAGTTCAAAAATAATTATTAATAAATTAAAACAAGAATTATGAAAACACAAAACACAAAATTAGACTTTAGTAAGAATTCTATTATCGAATTAAACGATCTAGAATTGAATGGCGTTGCTGGTGGAGACTCTATAGGTTTATCAATTTCTTTTAACGAAGTTACTAGCTTTTATTGGCCGGCAATTAGTCTTATTATTGAAATAAAATAGGTCAAAACAATTAGAATTCACAAACCTAATACGCTAAAAATTATTGTTTATTTAATATAGCCTCAACTTTTTCGATTTTTAACACTTGATATTAAAGAACTCTAATTAAAGTAAAGTTAAACCTTTCAAATACCGCAATTTTTAATACAATATATAAATATGAAAACACAAAATAGAAAACTAGACTTTAGCAAGAACTCTATTTTAGAATTGAACGACCAACAGTTAACAGGAGTAGCTGGTGGAGGAGACTCTGTAGGTTTATCAATTTCTTTCCACGAAGTTACCAGTTGGTACTGGCCAGCAGTTAGCCTTATTCTTGAGATAAATTAAGTTAAAACAGTTTACGGTAAATAGACAAACAATAATAACATGCGAAAATTTATAAGTTTATTTAATATAGCCCTCGACTTTTTCGATTTTTTATCTAGATATGAATAAACTATAACGTAATAGCAGAGGTAAATGAGAACAACCTTACAATAGTCTCAACCATTTATAAAAGTTAAAATTATGAAAACACAAAACACAGAATTAAATTTCACAAAAAGCGCTATCGTTGAACTAAATGACAAAGACATGCGTGACATCAACGCAGGAGGAGGAAGCATAACCATTTTTGTTGGACATGACGATGAAACACAATTAGAAATAGATGTTACAATTTTTTGGTAACAGTTAACTTTTAAAAACAAATATTATGAAAACACAAAACACAAAATTACAGTTTAAAAAAGATTCAATTTCTGAATTAAATGACCAACAAATGATTGGTGTAAACGGTGGGGATGCAGTAACATTCTCTTTTGTTGAAAATAGTAAAGGGGATCTTATATTCTGGATTTCAGTAGCAATTGATGATTAACATTTAAAAACAATACATATTATGAAAACACAAAACAAAAAATTAAATTTTGATAAGTCTACAGTAATCGAGTTAGGTGATGTAGAAGCAAGAGACATTGAAGGAGGAACAGCATGGTATTGTGTAAGCGCTATTCTTGTTGTTGCAGTAACTGTAACAGTTTCAGATGAACAAGTTATTTCAGTAGTTCACCATTAATATTAATTAGTAAATTAAATACTTATGAAAACCAAAAACGCAAAATTAAATTTCCAAAAGCATTCAGTTGTAGAATTAACAGACAACAACATGAATCAAATTAAAGGAGGAAACCCAACAACCACTGTAACAGTCTCTAGTTGGCTATGTAGTGCAGCTGTTAGTTTATTTACTCAGTTTGAAATCAATTTAAACTATGATGCTCATTAAATTTTATTTAATGTTTTTTAAAAAGGCTGTCTTAAATTTAAGGCAGTCTTTTTTACATAAATTGACTGTTTAATATGTTGCTAAATGGTATGGATGTTTTTTTAGATCAAATAACACCAGGTCTTGCTTTGCATTATACTTTAGAAATAAATAATAAAAGTAAATTATTATGAAAACTAAAAACTCAAAATTAAATTCCGTAATGCGTTCAGTTATAGAATTAACAGATGACAACACGAATCAAATTAAAAGAGGAGAAACAATTATAGCAAGAGTATATAGCTGGCGATATGGAACAGCTGTTGTTCTACTTGTTATTTTATTTGTTATTTTACTGACTCAGTTTGATATTAATTTTAACTATGGTGCTCATTAAGTGTTTCTAAGTTCTTTTTGATTTATATCAATTATGTTTTCCAGAATAGGTCGATATGATAAAAAACCAGAACGTTTAAATGTTCTGGTTTTTTATTATATTTAGATTCAAATATGTTTGTCTGTATTTAGAGACTGAAGTTTTGCATAAAGTGTCTTAAACACTTCCTCTGGATCATTTACGTATTAAAAACAACCCGCTATAGAAAGACATATATGACACCCCAATATTTAGGACCTTTTAATTAGTATATAAAACAAACTTTTCCAAATCGATTCTTTTCCAAATTAAATGATTTTAAAACAAAATCATTAATATTGTCATTTTCTGAAAACTCGCTATCAATTGGAACTGAGTTTTCTTTGTTTAGTATTTTAATACCATCTTTCAAATCTTCAGTAGATCCTAAACAATTTCCTATAAGGTGAACATTGTATAAAATTAAATGAGATAATAATAATGGTAATTTAATGCCTTTATCTCCTAATTTTTTTTC
It contains:
- a CDS encoding class I lanthipeptide codes for the protein MKTKNAKLNFQKHSVVELTDNNMNQIKGGNPTTTVTVSSWLCSAAVSLFTQFEINLNYDAH
- a CDS encoding class I lanthipeptide, with the protein product MKTQNRKLDFSKNSILELNDQQLTGVAGGGDSVGLSISFHEVTSWYWPAVSLILEIN
- a CDS encoding class I lanthipeptide, with translation MKTQNTKLQFKKDSISELNDQQMIGVNGGDAVTFSFVENSKGDLIFWISVAIDD